One region of Zingiber officinale cultivar Zhangliang chromosome 7B, Zo_v1.1, whole genome shotgun sequence genomic DNA includes:
- the LOC122007345 gene encoding uncharacterized protein LOC122007345 isoform X1, which yields MDQLKLTCLKSHDCHVLMQHFLPIVIRDALPKHVRYAIIRLCFFFKDICCKVIDVAKLDKLQSDLVVTLCLLEQYFPPSFFDIMLHLTVHLVREVRLCGPVYFRWMYPFERYMKVLKSYVGSRKHPEGCIVQRYLAEEAIEFCSEYLNDVDPIGVPQSIRDPKANVSGLQACNTPIIVQQVDLQQAHLTVLKNMEEVSPYIIEHKTFLKSMFPKKEKDERWIQDAHNKRFIDWFRTKVAAEIDSCNGGTTSTLTWLAHGPRAQIIKYNSYVINGNLYQTKARDDDRVCQNSGVSLVANTMLVCSAKDKNPLLADVSFYGVIEEIWELDYHQFHVPLFKCAWVANDKGIINNDECGFTLVNLNKRGHKNDEFVLASQVNQVFYIDDPLQKGWSIVLPVPNRCYEGDDDDWSSIPDSRPIDDIDTHCIPTKERYFRSEIETILDGS from the exons ATGGATCAGTTGAAGTTGACTTGCTTGAAATCCCATGATTGTCATGTTTTAATGCAGCATTTCTTGCCAATAGTTATACGTGATGCGCTGCCAAAACATGTTAGATATGCTATCATAAGATTATGCTTCTTCTTCAAAGATATTTGTTGCAAAGTTATAGATGTAGCCAAGTTAGATAAGCTGCAATCTGACTTGGTTGTTACACTCTGCTTATTGGAGCAATATTTTCCCCCATCTTTCTTCGATATCATGCTTCACTTAACTGTCCATCTCGTTCGAGAAGTCCGATTATGTGGGCCAGTTTActtcagatggatgtatccatttgaaagatacatgaaggtGCTTAAGAGTTATGTAGGCAGTCGAAAACATCCTGAAGGTTGCATTGTTCAAAGATATTTAGCAGAAGAAGCAattgagttttgttcagaatACCTCAATGACGTTGATCCTATTGGAGTTCCTCAATCAATTCGAGACCCAAAAGCAAATGTTTCTGGCTTGCAAGCATGCAACACACCAATTATAGTGCAACAAGTTGATCTGCAACAAGCACATTTGACTGTGCTAAAAAATATGGAGGAAGTATCTCCCTATATAAT TGAGCATAAAACCTTTTTGAAATCAATGTTTCCCAAAAAAGAGAAAGATGAAAGGTGGATACAAGATGCTCACAACAAGAGGTTTATTGATTGGTTTCGTACAAAG GTGGCTGCTGAAATTGACAGTTGCAATGGTGGAACAACATCGACATTAACATGGTTGGCCCATGGACCTCGTGCACAAATTATTAAGTACAATAGTTATGTGATAAATGGCAATTTATACCAAACAAAAGCGCGGGATGATGACAGAGTTTGCCAAAACAGTGGGGTTTCTTTAGTTGCCAACACCATGCTTGTATGCAGTGCTAAAGATAAGAATCCCTTGCTAGCTGATGTGTCTTTCTATGGAGTGATTGAAGAAATATGGGAATTAGACTATCATCAATTTCACGTTCCTCTTTTCAAATGCGCTTGGGTTGCAAATGACAAAGGAATAATCAACAACGATGAATGTGGCTTCACCTTAGTCAACTTGAACAAACGAGGACACAAGAATGACGAATTTGTGCTTGCAAGTCAAGTCAACCAAGTCTTTTATATTGATGATCCATTACAAAAGGGGTGGTCAATTGTGCTCCCAGTTCCAAATAGATGTTatgagggagatgatgatgattgGAGCAGTATTCCTGATTCTAGACcaattgatgatattgatactCATTGCATTCCTACTAAAGAAAGATATTTTAGATCGGAAATTGAG ACAATACTAGATGGGTCGTAA